The Cutaneotrichosporon cavernicola HIS019 DNA, chromosome: 3 region TACAACGCTGGAGAGCGGTGCACGGCGTGGACGATCATCGGAGAGGCTGCACGTGTCGCCGTCTCGCTTGGCATGCATCGCGACGGCGAAGACGGCAACTTTGACTCGGTTCAGCGcaacctccgccgcctcgtgTGGTGGCAGCTCTTCATCTTTGAGCAGACTCTGTCCCTCGACTTGGGACGCCCTGGTACTGGTACCGACCTTGTTGACGTCACGGTTGCACTGCCCGACCCAACCATCATGGACCAGGGCGATTATCCTCCAGGCTATCTCAAACATGCGGTCTCCCTCGCTGACCTCTCTATCAAGGTTAAGCGcttcgtcgccgccacgTCGATGGAATACAAGGATCCTCGCAAGCTTGCTCACTCGACAATGCAGGCTGAAGATCTCCACCGCCTGCTACTCCGCTGGGAATCGCATCTCGGtgacctccttgacacCGAGTATCCTTATGCGACGGCAAGGCTCCGCCGCAtgcacctcctcctgcaTGTCCAGTACCAGCATCTAACATCCGTCCTTGGCCGACCGTTCGTACTCGCACACGCTCATCACTTGGCCCTGTCACGCACTCAGGCAGTCCACCCTCTGGATCAGCGTTTGGAAGCGCTGGCTACcacggcgcgcgacgctgcGCGCCTGACGCTCAACTACCTCCGTCGCATGGCTGAGAATGATATCCTCGAGTCCCAAACCTGGTTGGACTTTTCCTATGCCCATCACGCGACGTtcatcctcggcctccactCCAAGTTTGGGGCCAAGGACCCAGTCGACCGCCACGCTGTTAGCGACTTGGTGAACCGTGCGCAACGCCTCATCCTTGCCCCGACATACCGCCTCCTCATGCAGCTCACGACGCAATACGCATACATGGTCGGTCTAGCACCCGGTTCGGACGTGCCTATTCGCACGAGTATGAGGGTCAGCAGCCAGCGACTTGCGCCGATGCAAAGCCAGGCGTCACTCGAAGAACTCTTTTCCATCCTCCCTTCGCAGCCTGAGGCTGTCGAGCCGTTTGGCGATCTGCGTGCATTCGGGATGGACGGCGCGATGCCGATGGACTACTTTGAAGTTGGACTGAGGAACCCCACGGTGATGGAAGGCGGTTTGGGGGGACGTGGTTCGCGGTGATCACGTTGTTTTCCAAAGCTGCTTGATTGGATCCATTGGGCATTGGGACATGGGCGTTGTTGAGACGtggggtggcggtggcggtggcgggaTGACGGAGGGCCAGAGGGGGGATTTACTCGTTGCCGCCGGTTTGGGGTGGTTTGAGGTCTGTGCAGTTGTCTTGGTAGGTTTGGACTAGAAGAACACAAAAACATGAGTCGATGAGTTGGAATGTGTGACTTGATTGAATCATCCTTGAAGCGCCACGCACTTTCAACTTGCCCCAAAACAACTCAACATTCATTCACCtttctcttcctcgccacccgACACCACTTACACACTATTCCTATTCAATCTGAAATACAATTCACAATCATCACATCCAAACCCATCTTATAACTCACCATCTCTTATGTTTTCCTcttctcactctcactctcactctcactctcactctcactctgACAACTACACCCTCACCTTGACTGTTCTCCTATCATGACCCGCGGCCCTCTCCGCCACGAGTCCCTCATGGTACGTCTTACCTGACTCTGTCTACAGGTCTAACGACAGGACCCGCACATCTTCACTTCAAGCGGAGAGTACGTGCTCCCCGAGGCCGCGATCATCGCCAAAGGCAACTCTCTCTGGGCCGACGGCAATGTGTCTCTTGACCACGTTCCCGACACCCGCATGCCCGAGATGGCTGCTACCGTCGCGGTCCAAGACGAAGATGGCACCTGGCTGGCTGGTTTCAAACCAAATGGAGACGAGTACTGCTCATGCATCCCCAACCGCCGCGaccctcgtcgctgtcctcACTTATGGGCAATGATCACCGCCGTACAGGCTCAGCGCTCATTACCCAAAGTCACACCTCGCCCCTCCACGCCGGACGTGTtccgcccctcctcgcccctGTTCCACATTCCCCGTCCCTTGgctctcaccctcgtcggccCACAGATCCTCCACCGATCCAAGCCGGACACGCTTGGGCTAGGTgtggtcgagctcctcgcgcgcgctggcAGCTTTGTTCACGCCTTCCGTGCCGCTTTCGACAAGGTGTTTATCGAGACCCTCACTCCGTCACTGCTAGCACAACTCTTTCGCTCAATCAGCCGCGGATTCTGGGTTGACTACGCCAACGTCTTCACTGCGCTCAAGGGTAAGCTCTCTTATGCAGAAAGTAAAGCTGACCCGAGCCGACCACCTGCTCGACAAGATGTCGCCCGAACCGACCGAGCTACTTCAGCGCATCATCACGCACTGCGACAGGTCGGCAGGTACTACCACTCTCCGCTCCCTCCTGCAGTGGGAAGCCGAAGCATTCGTCCGGTGCACAAAGTGCAGCCTCCTTACCTTTGGACCATCCGACTACCTGCGCTGGCGTGCGAGCGTGTACCCCGGCGCGGTGGCGACGAACAGGGAGGACCATGACGCTGCACCAGCTCTggaccagctcctcgatctGTCCTTATTTGACACGACTCACACTCACTGCATTCGCTGCAAGACTCGCACACTGCATGTCGTAAAGCACACGCCGCTCGTCTTGGGGCGTCTGCTCCTGATTCGCATCGTTCCCGATGCTGATCCGGGGTCGCTCTTCGTCCCTCACAGCTTTACGGACAGCGTACTGGGCCACAAGTGGAACCTCGTCGGCATGCTCTCCGCGCACGGTGAGGGATACAACACTAtcatcgccgaggacaGTGAGCTTTTCGAACTCGTCGGAGGTATGCGCCAGCCTCATCCTTTGCGTGGGCTCCCCGCGCCACCCGTACTCGTACTGTATGAGCGCCAggatgagggggagggggccTCGAGCGATTACGAGTGAGGTACACCGCCGAGGAGTGAGCTTGACAGAGGGAGCGTTGGCGCCGGAGAAGTCGAAGTAGAGTGTGGCGTTAGTTTATAATGGCGGTGGCAAGTACCCTACACTCATCCTTGGCGTCTGGTCGACAAGTAATGTAGCAAGGCGACCATCTGTGAAGTGTTGTGAGCTGTAATCAAAGCTGTAATCATGCATGTAAGCTCGTGATTGTCTTCACCCTCTTGGCATGATAGTACTGTACCTTGAAAGGGTTGCAGGCGAGGGGTACAGGCGGTGCCATTGGCCCGGCAGATAACCCTGGTTCTGTCATGTCTGTTGTGAGTGGCAAGGTGAGATATGGAAGCGAAGATGACAATTGTGAGAGCTCGTCTTGTCTAGTGTGAGATCTGCGAGTGATGCCAAAGTCCCTATGCAAATTACATGCTAAAAGGCAGCCGCTGCGGCGACTACGTATCGTACAAAAGTCTAACTGCTGTATGTATTATCGGTTCCACAACCCTCTACCACTCGATGACGCCGGGCATGTACTTGTTGATGAGACCCATGTAGTactccttgacctcctcaaccttgaCGGGCGCGTCCGACTTGGAGTAGAGGTCGTAGGGGTTGAACGCGAGGACGGCCTCAAGCTGCTtgtggtcgtcgtcgttcaTGAGGTGGCGGTAGGCGCCCTCACGGTGCCAGGGGTAGAACGAGTGGTAGCGAATCATGGAGAGGCCCTCGCGAGGAAGAGTCGACTGGCGCTTCATGATGTGGTAGAGGTACTCGTCGTGGCCCCACGAAAGGAGGACGTTGTCGAGACCGCACCCCGGCTCGTAGATGCCGTTCTCGGTCATGAGCTTGGGGTCGTTGTAATCGGGGTTGGCCTTGAAGGTCTCGGGGTAGATGATCTTGTCCGAGAACTTGCATCCGACGACAAAGGTGTCGCCCACAACGTCCCACTGGCCCTCGGCTCCGAAGAAGCAGAGAAGCTTGCCAAGGTCGTGCACGAGGCCGGTGAGCTGCATCCAGTCAggcttgccgtccttgcgcATCGCCTCTGCGGTCTGGAGGAGATGCTCAATCTGGCCGACCGAAGTGTCGGggtcgctctcgtcgacaagctcatTGAGGAGCTCCATTGCCTCCCAGACCGTCATGCGTGCACGGACATTGTCCTGGAACTGCTTGCGGATGCGGAGGTTGTACTCGAGCGTCTGCTTGGCGTGCTGTTCCTGCCTGTTAGCCACGTGATCTCTTCTTGATGGCAGGGTTTGTTGCCACTCTGTGGCAAAAGCCTGCAAGACACTCACGGCGTAGAAGTTCTTGACACGGTCGCAGGCGTCCTCATACTGACGGAAGGTCGtcttgtccttctcggAGTCAAACTTGGACTCGGAGGTGaaggcgtcgcgctccttgagcttgagaatgttgacctcgtcgatctcgtccgagatgacgtcgagcttggtAGCCACGTCCTTGACGTGCTGGGTGACCTCGGGAGTGACAGCGATAACCATTGTGACTGTGAGGGGTTCTGTGTAGTTGATGGTGAGAGAACTCTAGAGCTCCACAGTCTTATACACAACCATGTCCGGTCTCGGCCAGTTTGGAGTATGACAACAAGGCCCATACCAAATCTGCTGCGTCACTGAACGGCCCAACTCCGGCATCGGTGGTTTCTCGGTCGGTCGGGGTGTGGGGGAGCGGAGGGGTCACGGGCGGATGCGGGGGTTTGTCCCGAAGAGAACAACGAGTCATCTACGCGACAGGTGTCAGCGCTCACTGTTGCACAACGTCTACCAGTCCCGAGCCGTCCATTTCCTTTCCGACTCAGCACCGATCCGGCAGGATTTTACTCCGATCCAAGTCCGATCGGAGCCTGAAACCTCTCCGAATCGGCTCCGATAGTGGACTAAAGTGGAAAATCAATCGTTTTGCCACGTGTCAAGTCCGATCGGACGTTTGATCGGTTTCCAGAAGAAGATCAGCCCATTTTTCGGCAAGTTGATGGCGTTCCATGCGCTCGGTCGCTTTGTTTGTTTACAGAACAATGACCATCAACCCCGGGTCGTACAGATATATGAGTGGTATCATtctgctcgtcgaggagtCATCTTTGCAACTGTGACTTGGACGTAGAtgtcgaggaagaagggGGTGTAGAATCCGCCACAGAAGCGTGTTGAATGGGCTCCGCTAAAACGCCGATCGGCCCTGACTTGACGCGGGATCTCtcgaggtggcggaggGTGGAAAAGCTCGATGGAGCGCAAACCTGGGCTTGGATGCCCAACGCCGACTTGGGTCCGCAAATGGAATGAGACTACGACAACTGGCCAGGTTCAAAGCCGTCGGCTCCGGTACGGTTGCCGGTGGGCCAAATCTTGTTCTGTCGTCAAGCCAGTGGCTGGTGAACGGCTGGTGAATGGCGGGCGGCTCATGACACACTGACACATTGAGGCACTCCATGTGCGGGGCAGTGGGGGACCCATGGAGGCCATCTGGATGCTTTGCACCTCGAGTCCGTCCGACCAGAGATACTTAAAGAACAGCTGACAGAATCTTTCAATGACAACAGTCCCGCGTGGCTTGGCATATTTGTCACTTTTGGCTCCACATCCCTCATCTTGCCATCTCATCTTACACCCCAAGTCATGTCTGAGAAGATAACCGACGCGACTGCGCCCGTCCAGGCGCCACTCGCGCCTGCAGTTTCGCCCGACTCGGGCTTGGACGCCTCCAAGcatgccgacctcgtcgacatgaCGGTCAacgctcgtcgcgccgccgacaaggaGCGGGGCATGACCCTCATGCAGGGCTTGCGCCTATACCCAAAGGCCGCTGCGTGGTCAATGCTCATCTCCATGTGCATTGTTATGGAGGGTGAGTCAGCACTTGGGGGtccagctgacatcaggctTCCAGGTGTGCCTCACGCCCAacctcatcaacctccAGTCGTTCGCGAGCAAGTTTGGTCACCTCAACAGCAAGGGGGTGTacgaggtggaggccaAGTGGATTGCGGGCTTGACCAACGGTGCGACGGTCGGCCAGATCATCGGTCTCTTTATCGCCGGTATTGTTGCTGAGCGCATCGGCTATCGCTACACGGTCATCATCGCGCTCGTGTGGATCACGgccttcctcaccctcttCGTCACCGCCAACAACCTCACAACCCTCCTCATGGGCGAGATCCTTTGCGGCCTCCCTTGGGGTGCGTTCCAGACCATCTGCATCAGTTACGCCGCCGAGGTTTGCCCCATCGCGCTCCGCGGGTACCTCACATGCTTTGTCAACTGCTGCTGGGGCATTGGGCAGGTGATTGGTATCGGCGTCATCAAGGCGCAGGCCGACCGTAACGACATGGGTCACTGGTCGTGGCGCTTGCCTTACGCGCTCCAGTGGATGTGGCCCGTGCCCCTCGCCATCGGCGTCTTCTTCGCTCCCGAGAGCCCTTGGTGGCTcgtccgccgcggccgcctcgaggacgccaagaagaacctcctccgccttaCCTCGCTCAACCGCGACACCGAGTTTGATGCCGACGAGACCATCGACATGATGCGTCACACtaccgagctcgagcaggagATCACCGCGGGCGCATCCTACCTTGACTGCTTCAAGGGTGTCGACCTTCGCCGCACGGAAATTGTTGCAATGACATGGGTGAGTTGAAATTTCGAGGTGGCTTGCGGCAATTGCGCGCTCGGACGCCACATCCCTGCGCCACACCACGCCCTACCAGTTGCCCTTATCCACATGTCCATCAGCTGACGACCAGGCTATCCAGAACCTCTCGGGCAACTCGTTCTCAGGGTGAGTTTCCGTCCGCACCAGCTGCACACGGACCATACGGCGCGGAACACAGGCTCACATCAGATACTCGGCCTACTTCCTCACCAAGGCTGGtgtctcgccctcgcactCTTACTCGTTCGCGCTCGGCCAGTACTCGATCAACATTGTCGGCGTGTTCGGCGCGTGGGCCCTCATGGCTTGGGGCATCGGCCGTCGACGCTTGTACGTTGGTGGCCTCGCGTGCCTCTGTGTCGCACTGTTCGTCATGGGCTTCCTCGGTCTTGTTCCCAAGGCGCACCGAGACTCTGGCGCGATGGCCACCGGCGCAATGATGATCATCTGGGCCGCCTGTTACCAGCTGAGTGAGTGTCTTTTTTATTTTATTTTTTCTATTTGGGAAGCTGACACCAAGCCGTCGGGTCCGTGTGCTACTCACTCGTCGCCGAACTGTCGACGCGCCGGCTTCAGATCAAGACAGTCGTCATTGGCCGCATGGCGTACAACATCATTGCGATCATCTGCAACATTCTCACGCCATACATGCTCAACGAGAGCGCGTGGAACTGGGGCAACTTTGCCGGCTTTTTCTGGGGCGGCTCGTGTTTCCTCTCTCTCGTGTACGCCTACTTCCGCATCCCCGAGCCGCGCGGACGCACGTTTGCCGAGATTGACGTTCTCTTCGAGCGCAAGGTGCCGGCACGCAAGTTTGAGTCTACCAAGGTCGACCCGTTCGAGgtccacctcgacgagaagcgTCACAGTGTCTCGCACGTCGAGCTGCCGGAAAAGGCGTAGGTTTCATGACGAGACGCTGCGGCCAAGTGTATCTGAGAGAGATTCCGTGGGTTGCGGCGTGTTTCCGGAGACGAGGTATCAGTCTATAGCGTGGTAATGCAGTATTGTTTTTGCAACAGTTCACTGGCGGCCTTGGATTGGATCAAAGGTGAATACGTTCCAAGATTTGgcgcgcggtggaggtgccGATTTGCTTCCGTAACCTTGATTCGTCTTACTAGTCACTCCCAATACCCATTCTTAATCGACGTCGGGCAGCAGTAACCGTGTCCTTCCAAGTAATGGTTTCGCCATGGAATCTGCAGCTGTGCAGAGCACATTCGATACATGCATGTATCCAGTTGGAACCGTTCGAATTGCACTCTTCTGGTAGACTTTATTCGCCGTTAGGTTCATCTACCCATGCCAACCGGGTATCCGCGGCGCATATATCCGGAAGCACACGTGGGTCAAACGCCGACCAAGTGTCAGCGTGGCGCGTCTCCAGGGTGGGTGAGTGAGTCAAGATGGAACAGAGTTGGACCACTTCTGAAATACGCCACTATACACATAACACTCCATCGCACCCCGTCACCATGGAAGGcaacaaggaggaggctcTGCGCTGTCTTGGCATTGCCCAgcgccaccgcgccgcATCAAATCATGCCGCAGCACTCCGCTTTGCGCGCAAGTCGGTGTCGTTATACTCGACAcccgagggcgagaagatggtcctcctcatccagcAGGAGATCTCAGTGTCGGGGGCAGCTTCCGGGACAGACTCTGCGTCTGAAGCGAGGAGTCCGCCAACAAGTGGGGCGACCACACCCACGCCACAGGCCAAGTcgagcggcgtcgaggaacaTGTCACGACCGCGCGCCAACGAGCGACAGCCagctcggccagctcggccgagaagaagccAGGAGTAAAGTACACGGTCAAGCAGATTGAGGTCGTGGCGCGCGTCAAGCGGTGTCGGCATCATGCGTACTACGAGATCTTGGCGGTCGAGAAGACCTGTACAGAGAACGACGTCAAGCGCGCGTACAAGAAGTTGGCGCTCGCGTTGCACCCGGACAAGAACAACGCACCGGGTGCGGACGAGGCGTTCAAGAGTGAgtcgagcgaggcggcgtcAGCGGCGTCAGTTGAAAGACAAGGTGGTGTCGTGGGGATGACGCGGCTCTGgctggtgatggtgatggtgatgagtGGAGTCGCATGGCTAACTGCAGTGGTCTCAAAGGCGTTCCAGGTGCTCTCTGACAAGGGCCTCCGCGAGGTGTACGACATGAACCCCACAATCGACCCGACAcagcgcggcggtggtggtggtggtggcagTGGCATGGCGCGCGGCTTCCccggcggaggagggatgCGGTTCCAGACCCACCCTGGGTTCCAGCAGGAGATGAACCCCGAGGACCTGTTCAACATGTTCTTCGGGGGCGGCGGGATGGACCAGGGCTTTGGTGGGCCGTTTGGCGGCGGTGCACGAGGTGAGTATCCCTCCCCACATGGACACGAGCGACCCCTCGAGCGGCAAGATCAGCGGCGCTCTGAGCCGCAACATTGGCGGCCAGAGCCGTCGTTTGAGGGCGTACCAGAATGGCACGGGCGGCCACAGGAATGGCAGGAGCGTCCAGGGCCATTCCACGGCCACACGGGGTGGGCGCATCTTCCGAGCACGCCAGCAGACCCGCGTTGGAGACGCCCACCGATGGGTCAGAGGCTGCCCTTTCCGAGCTGGGCGATACCGCTGTCGGAGCGGTACATTCATCCCCCAGGCTTCTGCGGACTACGCGACTGTGTCATCTGCGCGTAGGCGCTTGGGGCCGCCGGCGTGTCGCATCCTGAAACCACCCACCTCGGCTGACATCAGTATACACGTTCGGCGGcccgcgccggcggccCGGACAGTTCGCCAACGCACGAGGCGAGGACATgaccccgagctcgccgctcATGGCGTTCCTtcccgtcctcctcctcgttgcATTCGTGCTCTTTTCTCTCCTCCCATCCTTGTTCGGCGACACGACCCCTGATCCCGGATTCACGTTCAGGCCGACGAACCGTTTCAGCGAGGCGCGACACACGACGCCACGTAACGTCAACTACTACGTCAACCCGACCGAGTGGGAAAGTTCGGCAGTGTGGCAAAGCGTTCCCGAGCAATACCGGCAACGGAAGGACGCCGCACAGTTTAGCTCAAAGCTCAAGAACTTTGAGTTTGACGTCGAGCAGACGCAGATCCAGCACCTCCAGGCAGAAGTGAgtcgagctggccaagcTGACGCGG contains the following coding sequences:
- a CDS encoding uncharacterized protein (Myo-inositol oxygenase), which codes for MVIAVTPEVTQHVKDVATKLDVISDEIDEVNILKLKERDAFTSESKFDSEKDKTTFRQYEDACDRVKNFYAEQHAKQTLEYNLRIRKQFQDNVRARMTVWEAMELLNELVDESDPDTSVGQIEHLLQTAEAMRKDGKPDWMQLTGLVHDLGKLLCFFGAEGQWDVVGDTFVVGCKFSDKIIYPETFKANPDYNDPKLMTENGIYEPGCGLDNVLLSWGHDEYLYHIMKRQSTLPREGLSMIRYHSFYPWHREGAYRHLMNDDDHKQLEAVLAFNPYDLYSKSDAPVKVEEVKEYYMGLINKYMPGVIEW
- a CDS encoding uncharacterized protein (Belongs to the major facilitator superfamily. Sugar transporter (TC 2.A.1.1) family) translates to MSEKITDATAPVQAPLAPAVSPDSGLDASKHADLVDMTVNARRAADKERGMTLMQGLRLYPKAAAWSMLISMCIVMEGFQVCLTPNLINLQSFASKFGHLNSKGVYEVEAKWIAGLTNGATVGQIIGLFIAGIVAERIGYRYTVIIALVWITAFLTLFVTANNLTTLLMGEILCGLPWGAFQTICISYAAEVCPIALRGYLTCFVNCCWGIGQVIGIGVIKAQADRNDMGHWSWRLPYALQWMWPVPLAIGVFFAPESPWWLVRRGRLEDAKKNLLRLTSLNRDTEFDADETIDMMRHTTELEQEITAGASYLDCFKGVDLRRTEIVAMTWAIQNLSGNSFSGYSAYFLTKAGVSPSHSYSFALGQYSINIVGVFGAWALMAWGIGRRRLYVGGLACLCVALFVMGFLGLVPKAHRDSGAMATGAMMIIWAACYQLTVGSVCYSLVAELSTRRLQIKTVVIGRMAYNIIAIICNILTPYMLNESAWNWGNFAGFFWGGSCFLSLVYAYFRIPEPRGRTFAEIDVLFERKVPARKFESTKVDPFEVHLDEKRHSVSHVELPEKA
- the HLJ1 gene encoding uncharacterized protein (Domain of unknown function (DUF1977)); translated protein: MEGNKEEALRCLGIAQRHRAASNHAAALRFARKSVSLYSTPEGEKMVLLIQQEISVSGAASGTDSASEARSPPTSGATTPTPQAKSSGVEEHVTTARQRATASSASSAEKKPGVKYTVKQIEVVARVKRCRHHAYYEILAVEKTCTENDVKRAYKKLALALHPDKNNAPGADEAFKMVSKAFQVLSDKGLREVYDMNPTIDPTQRGGGGGGGSGMARGFPGGGGMRFQTHPGFQQEMNPEDLFNMFFGGGGMDQGFGGPFGGGARVYTFGGPRRRPGQFANARGEDMTPSSPLMAFLPVLLLVAFVLFSLLPSLFGDTTPDPGFTFRPTNRFSEARHTTPRNVNYYVNPTEWESSAVWQSVPEQYRQRKDAAQFSSKLKNFEFDVEQTQIQHLQAECRAFDNARQRKIAEEAGVFGWGADYAKIRELRSQTNAACEQLRKWGVSTLAY